One Lycium barbarum isolate Lr01 chromosome 5, ASM1917538v2, whole genome shotgun sequence genomic window carries:
- the LOC132642500 gene encoding uncharacterized protein LOC132642500, with protein sequence MERYQEILREKSQSQSDIDQCEDYYEAAGGARKRRIYGLGSQAQSYYGPNLCVNFGFNASGSTAPSTSQSTPIENMEELVMRLIPTLTDRLLPLFIEKACRVISSPSDHPNTPIDKPSVVTPIVPPPTTANVDDVDPLVSDDDRSPSPMH encoded by the exons ATG gaaagatatcaagaaatattacgggaaAAATCACAGTCTCAGTCTGATATTGATCAATGTGAAGATTATTATGAAGCTGCTGGGGGAGCAAGGAAGAgaagaatatatggtcttggatctcaAGCACAAAGTTACTATGGGCCGAATCTTTGCGTCAATTTTGGCTTTAATGCTTCAGGATCAACAGCACCTTCAACTTCTCAATCAACAcctatagaaaatatggaggagttAGTGATGCGATTGATTCCTACACTGACTGATCGCTTGCTTCCTTTATTTATTGAGAAGGCATGCAGAGTGATTTCTTCACCATCAGATCATCCAAATACTCCTATCGACAAACCATCAGTTGTGACACCCATAGTGCCTCCTCCTACTACTGCTAACGTTGACGATGTTGATCCTTTAGTTTCTGATGATGATCGTAGTCCTTCACCCATGCATTAG